In Bdellovibrionota bacterium, the genomic stretch GCAGGCTACCCCTTTATCCACCCGGGGGAATGTGCAACGTCTGGGTTGGCGACGTCGTCAAAGGCATGACACGAGCTGTGGAACGCGGTCGCACGGGAGAAAGGTATATTTTGGGAGGTGAGAACCTACTCCATCGAGATTCATATGGCATCATGGCCGAGGCTCTTGGGGCCGTAATTCCCCGAATCCCAGTGGGTGTGGCAGCGCTCTATGTGTACGCCCTTACTTCCGAGATCGGGGCGCGACTTATGCGCCAGAAGCCTCGCTTCTGCCTATCCTGGGCCCGCGCCTCAAACCACACCTACTTCTACTCTTCCGAGAAGGCCGCCCGTGAACTCGCATATGCTCCTCTTGACTTCCGCAGCACGATTCAGCGCGTCGTTCCCGCCATGTTAAATGCTCGGCTCCTATGACCCCTCCGAATATCACGGTCGCCATCTGCACTCGAAACCGTGCAAGGATGCTGGATGGCGCAATAGAGAGTCTTTTGCGTCAGTCCATCAGCCCAAACGCATACGAGATCCTCATCGTCGACAATAATTCTATCGACCAAACCGAACAAATCTCGGCACAGTGGATGACTCGAACCAGCGGGCTTGTCCGATATACCCAACAGCCGGTCCCCGGGTTGAGCGCATCCCGAAATCATGCCATTGAGCGCGCATACGGCTCCATCCTCGCATTTATAGATGACGATGCCCGGCCTGTGCCCGATTGGCTCACTCACATCAAGAACTGTTTTGAGCAAGACGCTAAGTGCGTAGGTGTTGGCGGATCGATCGTACTGAGTTGGCTAAGCAGCCGCCCGTCTTGGTTGCGGAAGCAGGAAGAGTACTTCTACGCCGCACACGATTTGGGATCGGAAGCTCGATTGATGCGATTCCCCGAATTTGCAATGGGTACGAACATGGCTTTTCAAACCTCCGCCCTAAAGCATATAGGAGGGTTTCCGACGAATTTCGGATACAATTCGGCCGCCGGTACGATCTTGCCCAATGAGGAGCTCTTCGTCTCTTACTCCCTCCACCAAACTGGAAGTCACATGTGGTATCTGCCCCAAGCGCGAGTCCAGCATTTGATTGACAACGAGAGAGCGTCGGTCGATTGGTTCCTCCGGCGAGCGGGCGCGCAGGGGACCGCCGATGCAAGACTCGTCAAGAGCTTTCGTCGCTACGGGGTATTGCGACTGAATTTAACGTTATGGTTACGCCGCGTCGCCCTCGAACGCGCTCGTCTTCGGCTGCGCCTCTGTCGTCAAACCGGCGACACTCCGACCAAAGTGCTCTTCAATGTGAAGCTCCGTTACAATCAAGGCTTTTTGGACGAATGGCGCTGACTCCGATCAGGGTACGACGCAAAAGCGAATATGTTGGTTCCTTTACGAAGACAATCCGAAAGGATGCGAAGCGCTGGAGAATGCGCCTTTCCAGCCGGGGCCGAAACTCCACGATAGTTCGTCAGCACGCAGGGCAAGAACCCGTTGCTCTATGTTACTAACGTCTGGAATCTTCTCGGCGTGCGAAGATTTCACGCAGCGATTTTGCTGAGTTGATTGGCGTCCGCGTTCCGAGCGGCGATGAGCGCGGAAATAATTCGTCGTCCTTTATCCGTGAGCTGATAGCGGTGGGTGGAATGAAACCGGTCGCTCAAGTTCCTATGTGGATCATGTATCTGTATGCGATTGCGGGAGAGTGCGAAGGGAGGCTCTTCGGACGATTGCCTCGCTTTTCGTTACTATGGGCGCGATCCGCAAACCATTTTCATTTTTACAGTTCGGACAAGGCTAGGCGGGAACTTGACTACAATCCGATTGATTTCCGCGCAATGATCCAGCGAACGGCAGATGCGTTAACACGGGATAAAATGTTGTGACACGGATGTTTCTGACGGTTGCCATCTGTACCTTCAATCGTGCAAAGGAATTAAGCCGAGCTGTGGAGAGTGTCCTTCAACAAGATTTTCCCAAAGATAGTTACGAAATCCTCATCGTAGATAACCATTCCACCGATCAGACCGCGGAACTTGGCCAGGGGTTGGAAGGAGCGCATCGGGGTCTGGTACGCTATTTTTATCAACCGGTGCCAGGACTCTCCGTCAGCCGGAATGCGGCCGCTCAGAACGCAAAAGGCGATATCGTTATCTATTTAGACGACGACGCGGTACCGCACCCGGAGTGGCTTCTGACATACCAGAACATTTTTTCTGCGCATCCAAATTGTTTCGGAGCTGGCGGTACGATCCGTCTGATATGGGAAAATGAAAGGCCCCTTTGGCTTCGTAACGAGGACGAAGCGCTTTATACCGCGTACGATTTAGGGAGAATCGAGCGCCGGATGTCCCCTCCGGAGTTTCCAAGGGGCGCGAATATGGCATGGCGAAAGAATATCCTGCTGAAGCTCGGCGGATTTCATCCGGACACGGGTTACGACGCCTCAAAGAACGCGCTCGTATCCAACGAAGAAAAATACATGGCCTACCTTGTCTATAACCGCGGAGGGGAGATTTGGTTTGCACCGAGTGCGACCGTGGATCACCGGATCGATCAGACAAGAGCAACCCCCTCCTATTTTCTTCGAAGAGTCTATTTTCAGGGTGTCGCGGACGCTCGTTTTAGTAAATTCATTTTCAGGCGTACGGCGCCGTGGAAGATACTCCGCCGTATGATTCACAAGATGGCTTTTTGGCGCGCAACGGCCATGCTCCGCTGGATTCCTGAATCGGAGGAACACCCCGAGTACGTCCTTTACCGGGCCAAAGAAGAATATAATCGCGGCTATCTAAGTGAACTGAATTGACCGTAATGAAAGAGATCGTTCTCGAAAATCAACGGCTCCGAGTCGCCGTGCTTCCGGAGGCGGGAGGCCGGATTGAATCCTTCGTCGACAAGTGTTCCGGGCGGGACTGGATCTGGAGAAACGCCCGGCTAAAACCGCAGGCCCATCCCCTTTTCACATCGTACGACGACGTTTGGGCGGGCGGCATCGAGGAACTCTTTCCCAACGATCTTGAACAGAAGATCGGTTCCTACCGCCTCCCGGATCATGGCGAACTTTGGTCTCAACCCTGGCGCTTGCTGGAGACAGACGGCTCAAGATTAACACTGAGCATTCGAACGCAGGTTTACCCATGTACGGTGCAAAAGCGACTCATCTTGCAGGAATCATGTCTGACGATTTCATATACTTTGGAGAACATCGGAAACGAGTCGTTGCCATATCTCTTTAAGCTACATCCGGCTTTCGCCGTCACCTCCACGGACATTTTATGGCTTCCGGGTGGAGAGTTTTCGCGCGTGGACTCACAATTCTCGACGATGATCCGACAAGACGGATGGTTTCGATGGCCTGGAGAAGAGCAAATCGACCAGTGCAGAGGCCCTGCGTCGCAGCTGCGTGAGTTCGTCTACGTCCGGAATTTGCCCGAAGGTCTGTGTGGCGTAAAAGACCCCACGACCGGGCGATCGGTTCGCATCCGGTTTCCGATCGATGTCCTTCCCTATTGCTGGGTCTTCATGACCTATGGCGGATGGCGCGGCCACCAGGTGGTGGTTCTGGAGCCTTGCACGACCTATCCCAAGGATTTGAACGAAGCGATTCGGCGCCGCTCGACTCCTTTTTTGGAACCGGGAGGCGTGCGAAAGTTCGACGTGCGGTTTGACGTGGGGGCTGCGGAATGAAAACTCCCAAGGTTTCCGTCATCATCCGATGCTTTAACGAAGCCCATCACATCGAGAAGCTCCTTTCGGAACTGGCGCGACAAAGTTACCGACATTTTGAGATCCTCGTCGTCGACAGCGGTTCAACGGATCAAACCGTGGAGCTGGCGGGCAAATATTCTTGTCGAATCCTCCATATCGAGCGCCGGAAGTTCTCGTTCGGAGCCTCACTGAACCTGGGCTGTCGCAACGCCCAGGGCGAAATCATCTGCACGATCAGCGCCCACGCATACCCCTCGGATCGCGAATGGCTGAAACATCTCATAGCGCCTTTTTCGGACGCTCAAATCGGCGTGGCTTACGGGAGACAGCGCGGCGCTGAATCCACGAAATTCAGCGAGCATCGGATTTTCCGGAAATGGTTTCCGGAGGAGGCGGCCCCCTCGGCCAACGGGCCTTTTTGCAACAATGCGAATTGCGCGGTCCGCCGTTCCGTGTGGAAGGAGCTGCTCTATGATGAGAGCCTTACCGGCTTGGAGGATATTGAGTTCGCCCAGCGAGTCATTCAACGAGGTCTCAAAGTGCGATACGTCCCCTCGGCCTCGGTCGTTCACGTCCATGAGGAGGCGTGGATCCAAATATTCAATCGGTACCGCAGGGAGGCGATCGCCTTGCAGCGCATTTATCCGAACGAGCATTTCAACGTCGGGGACCTCTTCCGCTTATGGACATCCAATGTCGGGTCGGATTGTTCGGAGGCTTCTGCCCGAGGGTTATTTCCGCGCGAAGCCTGGAGTATTTTGAAGTTCCGGTCCGCGCAGTTCCTCGGCACTTTTCGTGGATTTCACCAGCGCAAGCCGGTAGATTCCGAACTCAAACGTCATCTTTTTTATCCGGACGAACCTTGATCCAGAAACTGCCAGCCCTTTTACCCATGAAAGGGCACTCCGAGCGGGTGCCGAACAAGAACGTACGCCTCTTGGCCGGAAAGCCTCTTTGTCACCATATCCTTGAGGCCCTGGCTTCGGCGAAATATGTCGGAGACATTTACGTCGACACCGACTCCTCCGAAATCGCCGAGACGGCCAAGACTGCCTTCAACGCTCATATTATCGATCGCCCTCCCCGCCTGCGTGGAGATAGGATTCCGATGACCGATATCCTCGTCCATGACATCTCCTTGGTCGAGGGGGACGTTTTCCTTCAGACGCATGCCACCAATCCGCTCCTGCGACCTGAAACCATCGATGCCGCGATCGAGGCTTTCTTCTCCGCCCCGAACGTGGATTCGCTCTTTTCCGTCACGCCGCTTCAGACACGGCTCTATTGGGAAAATGGAAGGGCCATCAATCACGATCCCGCGGTCTTGCTCCGAACCCAGGACCTGCCCCCCGTCTACGAGGAAAACTCGAATCTCTATATCTTCACACGAACGTGCCTCGCGTCCACGGGCCGACGAATCGGGGAAAATCCGATTCTTTTCAAAATGTCCCGTGAAGAGGCGTTGGACATCGACACCGAGTACGATTTTCGGGTTGCGGAGTTATTCCATAAGGAGAAAAGAGGAACATGAAGAAGGCCCTGGTCAGCTGCCCCTACGCCTGGGAAAGCCTTTCCCAAGAGAAAGAACGGTTTGAAAAGGCGGGCATCGCGTTGATTCGGCCCGAGGCCGTGACCCAGCAATTAACGGAGGACGAATTATTGCGATATGCACCGGAGATCGCCGGCATTCTTTGCGGAGACGATCCGGTGAACGATCGCGTGATTCAATCCGCGCCGAAACTCCGCGTGATCGTCAAATGGGGCGTCGGAACGGACAACATCGACATCGAGGCCGCGAAGAAACGCAGAATTCAGGTTACGAACACGCCCGGTCTGTTCTCGGACGACGTGGCCGACGTGACCATCGCGTACATCGTTCTTCTCTTCCGCCGTCTCCACCAGATCGACGCGCGGGTTCGAAGCGGCGACTGGCATAAACCGATCGGGCGATCCCTGCAGGGGCGGGTTCTCGGAATCCTCGGCCTCGGGAACATCGGCCGCGCCGTCGCCCAGCGCGCGGTCGCAATGAAAATGGTGCCGATCGGTTACGACCCGGACTCAAAGGCGCAAGAGATCGCAAAAACCCTCGGCGTTGAAATCGTCGACCCGGACGTATTGCTTCAGAAAGCCGAGATCCTCACACTTCACTGTTCCTTGACGAAACAAACGCGCCACTTCATCGACGCCCGCTCCCTCGCCCGTTGCCGCAAAGGCGCCTTTCTCGTCAACACATCGCGCGGCGGCCTGATCGAAGAAAAGGCCCTCATCCAAGCTCTCGGCGACGGCACGCTGGCCGCAGCCGCCCTGGACGTTTTTGAAGCCGAACCGCTGGCCGCGTCCAACGCTCTCTGCGCGCATTCCAATGTGATTCTGGGCTCGCACAACGCCTCGCACACGCTGGAGGCCATTCAGGCCGTCAACAAAGCCGCGTATGAACTTCTTTTGAACGGATTGTCCCATGCCGCCTAAACGGGTCTGCATCGTCACGGGAGCGTCCCGCGGCACCGGCCTAGCCATCTCCGCGAAGCTCAAGAGCCTGGGATGGCTCGTCTTTGATGTGGATATCGACGTCCCGAAAAAAAATAACCGGCGATTCATTCGCTGCGATCTGGCGGACCCGAACTGCGGAAACATCCTTTTGAGGAATTTGAAACATCACGCCGTTCGGCGTGTCGACGGCCTGGTGAACAATGCCGCCGTATGCCCGTCACGATCCGCGATTGAATTCACCCTGGAGGAGTGGAATCGAACAATCGCCGTAAACCTTCGGGCCCCTTTCCTTCTGTCTCGAGCCCTCTGGCCTCTTCTGCGCTCCGCAAAGGGAGCCATCGTCAATGTCGCGTCCGTACACGCGCGAGCGACCCGCCCCAAGATGTCCGTCTATTCGGCGAGCAAAGGAGGTCTTGTCGCCCTGACTCAAGCGCTGGCGTTGGAGTGGGCTCCCTATGGAATCCGCGTAAACGCCGTTTTACCCGGAGCGATCAAAACGCCGATGCTCATCCAAAACCTCCGCGGGTCGGGGATTTCACTCAAGAAACTTGAAAAATCGATTCCTCTCCGCCGTGCGGGTTCCGCGCTCGAAGTAAGCGAGCTTGTAACGTTTCTCTTATCTCCCGCCTCATCGTTCGTTACCGGGCAGACATTCGTAGCCGATGGTGGAGTTCTTGCTCAACTCTCGACAACATGAAGCTTATTCTTGCCATCCGCCGAGCGCCTTAGACCTTTTGCAACCGCTTCAAGCAGCGACGAATCGGGCCTCGGACAAAACGTTCGGCCAAGTAGTTTAGATTTCGTTCGGGGCGAATTCGTCCCTGCACACCGAATCGTTTTAGGGCGTCGTTGGCCGCTTGAATGCGCGAAAGATAGTTTTCCACGTAATGGGTCCGTGCCTCCGTGCCGTACCATTGATTGGCGCCGTGAACCCGATAAACCCCCAAGGGGTCCGATAGCGTAAGAACCTTTCCGAATATCGGCAAGGGGCGAGTCAAGACCACATCGGCACAAATTTTCCAGCTTTCGTCCAGAGGGGCAATTCGATTCAAGACCGAACGTCGAATCGTCAAACCGCTCGTGGCCGTGAAAAAATCCGTATTTCCCGATCGAAAATAATCGCGCAAAGTGATGACCGGAGGGAGAATCTCGGGATAGATCCCCTCCCTCTGATTTTCCTTCGGGGGTTCCCGTCGAATTTCCAAATAGTGCTGAATACAAACGACGTCCTGATCATGGATTTCTCTTCTCGTCGTCTCCAATTTTCGCGGAAACCAGTAATCATCCGCGTCGAGGAAGGCCACCCACTCACCTCGGGAACTGGCTATGCCAAGATTGAGGGCGGCGGCTTGTCCCGAGCGTTCTGTTCGAATGGCCCGCAGTATCTTCGAATGTCTATGGGTCCAGTCCTCCAATAGCTTCCAGGAGCCATCCGTCGAGCCGTCGTCTATTACGATAATTTCTATCGGCGATAGAGTCTGCTCCAGAGCGCTCTGAATGCATGGACCGAGGAAATGCCCATAGTTGTGATTCAATATCACCACTGAAAAGGAATCCGGACTCATGTTCACAACGTCAGACCCAGTCGCGCCGTTGTTTCACCCCACGCCCCCGCACTCCAGAGGGCCAACCACCGAATGCGGTTTGCGATCGAACCCAATTCCTGACTACGCGTGACCCGTAAGAGGTCGTGAGGCGTGCACGTTGGGTTGAGATCTATCCCGTGCAGTCGACGGACGTTCCAATTGGAAAACTTGATGTTCTTCACGAGCCGAAGCATGTGAAAAAAGCGCATCCGTTGCTTGGCAATCAGGTGGCTTACTTTCAAGACAGGGAAATATCCTGTCTTCCATCCATGACGCAGCAAAGTATAAATCAGATCCGCATCCTCGCCCGACACGAGCGAAGCACCTCTTCGTCCGAATCGCAAGTGAACCGGCGACGACTCGACTATTTCTACGTATTGCATCACAGCCGAGCGCCGTACCGCCAGACCCGCTCCGATCGGGCACCACGGCCCCCATTTCAATTCCGTGGACAAGATCACTTGATCGCCGAACTCCCGGCACGCCAGATAGTTCCGCCATGGAGGTAACCAAGAGGGCTCTTCTTTTTCAAACAAGGGTAAAATCCGACCGCCGGCCGCGCCCACTTCCGGGTGCTGTTCGAAGATCTCACGCACGTTTTGGAGATAGAACCGGTCCAAAACGTTGTCATCATCCACAAAGACGAGAGTAGCTCCCTTGCTTTCGCGAATGCCGCGCAACCGCGCGTTCGTTAAGCCAAGTCGCGGCTCATTTACTTCCAAATCGGGGCGGCAAATATATAGTTTCTCGAATGCCTCGTTCGCGGACGTTGAAGCATTGTCGACTACGATAAATTCCCACTCTTTCCGGTCCAGGCTCTGGGCCGAAATAGCCCTCAGCGTACTCTCAAAATAGTCCGCGCGTGGATTATGCGTACAGAGAATGAGGCTGATCAACGGCACAGAGGGAATATCATTTGCGTTTCTTCACATCAAGCGTAGGCCCGTCAACAGTTCGGCCTTGTCATAACGAATCAATTCAGATTCGATACGTTCTGAATGGAATGATTCGGTATGGATTCCATAGAAATACCATCGGTAGCTCTTCTGGAACAGCATCATCTTCAAGTCGAGGAGATCCGCTCCATTTGCAAAGCGCTACAAATCCCGCTCGGTTGGCATTACTTGCTTGATCTCGTGTGGACCCATAACAAACTACAACCCAAATCTGGCATGGTGGTTCTGGATGCGGGAGCCGGCTATGGACCCATGCAGTGGTGGCTGGCTGCCAAAGGCGTGAGTGTCGTCAGTGTAGATCGCTCCAATCGGTCAGTCCCCCCAACGCGATTTCGCGATTGGACGATTTTAAAGGGATTACGAGAGGAAGATTTGACAAAAGCTTCCCGCTGGATCGACTGGAAAAAGAGTATGTGGAATCTTTTCGGTAAGGCCCCCTGCCGACGGAATGATGCCTCTGACCGCGGCACTGTGTCTTTCTACCACCAGGACCTGACATCCTTGCGAGACCTGCCGAGCAACTCGTTTGACGCTATTGTGTCGATCTCGGCTCTCGAACATAACGCCCCGAACCTTCTTCGGGAAATCGTGACCGAACTTCTGCGGGTTCTCCAACCGGGGCAACCCTTGCTGGCCACACTCCATGCGGCGAAAGAAAGGGATTGGTTTCACGAGCCATCGAAGGGTTGGTGTTACACGGAAGGTTCGCTCAGAAAGTTATTCCGCCTCGAGCCGGGCGCAACGTCGAATTATCATGAATATGATTTTCTGATGCAAAACCTGCGCGATTCCGCTGAACTTCGAAAGAACCTGGATCCGGTTTACTTCCAGTCGGGGCGAAGTGGAATGCCTTGGGGGGTCTGGAACCCTGAGTATCAGCCCGTGGGGATAATGAAGATTAAAGCACAAGCGAACCGCACCTAGTGACTCGGAATGCCAACGGCCTGACGCTTAAATCCAATAGTATCGCTGCGATATCAGACTCCGGTTGCTTCCATGCGCCCGGTGGGCAATAAGCGGGCCCACAAGAGAAATTGCTTTGTGCGTTTCATCCCCTCGGCGACAGAGACTTTCGGTTCAAACCCAAGAACTCGCCTGGCCTTTTCGCAGGAGACGCGTGCCTGCATGGAGTAGAGCGGAAGTCTCCTCAAATCTCCGATTAAGATCGGTTTTTCAAATTCGGTGTTATCGGTCCTCTTTTCCAGCCGTCTTGTTCGAGTGAGTAAACCGCGGGCGATACGTGCCCTCCAAGAGGATGGCAAAAATCGAAAGATTTTTTCATACAATCTTGCGATGGCCGGGATACTCCCAAGCTTTTCTCGAAACACAGGATCCATCAGCAATTTTAACATCGCCCCCATCGAAGCCGATGTCCAACTCTGACGTTCCAGTACCCGAAGGTCGTTCATGGATATCTCTACGGTTCCGGACTGGCCGAGCATCTTCTCATAAAATCCGTAAAATTCCTTCCAAGTAATGGCGTCGGGACCGGACAGAAAGATATCCAAACCCTCGGCCTTTTCCGACTCCGCCGCCAAAACCAGCCCCTGGACGACATCATCGATGTAAACGGCGTTGCAAATCCCGCTCCCTTGATTCAAGAGAGGAATGCGCCACTGTTTCATCTTTCGAACGGGGTTCACCGTCCACGTTGTCGCATAGGGTCCAAATACAATCGACGGATAAACGACCGTGAGCCGAAGGCCCTGCTCGTGTCGGGCCCTAAGCAATAATTGCTCTATGGCCAGTTTTGTTTGGGAATACGAGTCTCCTCTTATCGCTTTTTTGGGGGTTGACTCATCCAAGATGGCGGACCCCGTAAGGCCAAAAACGTCGATCGAACTCACGTGGACAACTCGCGCACCATTGCTTGCGGCACTTTCAGCGACATTTCGCGCACCCTTTAGATTGTTTCGTTTGATCTCCCGCCACGTACCTTTGAAGTCATAGGCGCAGTGAAATACCGTGTCGCACCCTTCCAGCGCCGATTTCACCGCATCCAAATCGGTCATATCCCCCGGTCTAAATTCCACGGGAAACCTCGCGGCTTGGGCGGCCGTACGCCAGTCGCGAACGAGAATCCTTATCTTAATATTTCCCCTACGACAGAGGAATTCGGCGAGCCGGCTTCCGATGAAGCCGGTCCCCCCTGTAATCAAAACTTTTTCCATCGATACCGCCCGATCATGAACCGATCGGTGTCTCCCAGGGATATTCCAGCGGTTGTCGCCGGTCGACGCAAGCCCGGATCAGGCGAATGACTTCGGTGGCGTCCTTACCCGTCGAGGTCGGCGTGCCTCTCCGCCCCACCGCGTTTCTAAAATCCTCCAACTGCTCCACAAAAAGATCTGAAAACCCTCGATGAATCGGGCGCCCGTGTACTGCCGTCGCGGCACCTCCCGAAAATACCGGTTGACCATCGGATCCCATCAATTGCACGATGTTGTCTCGGAGTCCCAATACGGCAGAAGCGTTGGATCCATAAACCGTGAGGATATTGGATAAATCTCGTGTTCGACTGAGTTCGATTCTTCCCTTCACGCCCGATTTCGTTTGCAGCACAATTTCACTATTGGCTTCGACCCCTCCCAAGGCGTCATCTCGATACGAAACGACACCCAGTTCGCCGAACCAGAGTCGAAGAAGATCTAACGTGTGGGGTCCTGTGTCCATCAATACGCCGCCCGCTCGTTCGCGGCTGAATTGAAAGCCCGTCGTCACAGGCCAATTAAATACGTTGCCCTCGCACGCCTCGAAAGACCGAAGTTCACCAAGCATTCCGCTGCGGATGATCCATTGAGCCACTTTCACGTGGGGATAAAAGCGTCGAATATGACCGACGGCTAAAATCCGCTTGTTTCGCTCCGCTTCCTCACAAATTGCGGTGCATTCTTGAACCGTCGGTGCGAGAGGCTTTTCAACGAGAAGATCGAGCCCTTCGGAAAGAAGCTTCAAAGCCATTTCCGCATGGAGGTGGTGCGGAACCGCCACGATCGCCGCGTCCGCAATCTTGCCGATCCCGTTCGCGTCCCGCTGTATTCGACCTATTCCGTAAACGTGAGCCAAATCGCGCGCCTTCTTTTCGTCCACATCCACTAAACATGTGACTTCTAAACCTTTAGCGCGGGAAATCGCCGGGAGATGACCCATTTCCGTTACGGCCCCGCATCCTACGATACAAATACGCAAATCCCG encodes the following:
- a CDS encoding Gfo/Idh/MocA family oxidoreductase; the encoded protein is MRICIVGCGAVTEMGHLPAISRAKGLEVTCLVDVDEKKARDLAHVYGIGRIQRDANGIGKIADAAIVAVPHHLHAEMALKLLSEGLDLLVEKPLAPTVQECTAICEEAERNKRILAVGHIRRFYPHVKVAQWIIRSGMLGELRSFEACEGNVFNWPVTTGFQFSRERAGGVLMDTGPHTLDLLRLWFGELGVVSYRDDALGGVEANSEIVLQTKSGVKGRIELSRTRDLSNILTVYGSNASAVLGLRDNIVQLMGSDGQPVFSGGAATAVHGRPIHRGFSDLFVEQLEDFRNAVGRRGTPTSTGKDATEVIRLIRACVDRRQPLEYPWETPIGS